The Clostridioides difficile genome has a segment encoding these proteins:
- a CDS encoding transcriptional regulator, protein MDTLGKRIAYLRNSRKLTQRKLMDILKFENLGKFETGGRKPNCDILMSIADYFDVSTDWLLYGKEKVNSNNSVKENKEDYLYNLHVTDDEMMILNLYRQLNERDKIKIEGILELKISEYKELEKHSPTDSNDKPV, encoded by the coding sequence ATGGATACTTTAGGAAAAAGAATTGCTTATTTGAGAAACTCCAGAAAACTTACCCAGCGTAAACTTATGGATATTTTAAAATTTGAAAACTTAGGTAAGTTTGAAACTGGAGGTAGAAAGCCTAATTGCGATATATTAATGTCAATAGCTGATTATTTTGATGTCAGCACTGACTGGCTTCTGTATGGAAAAGAAAAAGTAAACTCCAATAATAGTGTTAAAGAAAATAAGGAAGATTATTTATACAATCTACATGTAACTGATGATGAAATGATGATATTAAATCTCTATAGGCAATTGAATGAACGTGATAAAATAAAAATAGAAGGAATACTAGAGCTTAAGATATCTGAATATAAGGAACTAGAAAAGCATTCTCCTACTGATAGTAATGATAAACCAGTTTAA
- a CDS encoding helix-turn-helix transcriptional regulator, giving the protein MDTQKKWIPFLGIQVKQRLIELNMTQRELAKRVGVNENYLSAILNGRRTGKKYKSSIYQLLNIEYSEED; this is encoded by the coding sequence ATGGATACTCAAAAAAAATGGATACCTTTTTTAGGAATACAGGTAAAGCAGAGGCTTATTGAATTAAACATGACTCAAAGGGAATTAGCAAAAAGAGTAGGGGTTAATGAAAACTACTTGTCAGCTATTTTAAATGGCAGAAGAACAGGAAAAAAATATAAATCATCAATTTATCAATTGCTTAATATAGAATATTCAGAAGAAGATTAA
- a CDS encoding helix-turn-helix domain-containing protein encodes MDTLGERIVYLRKTKNLKQYELEEMLDCDNLSKFERNIRKPNYEILKSIAEIFNVSVDWLLNGDNISQESNLICDSSPNYPLNSISSNEIKLLKSFRKLNDFDKAKIEGMIELKLHEYEKEKDFEKTEYNKNKDEKIDK; translated from the coding sequence ATGGATACTTTAGGAGAAAGAATTGTTTATTTAAGAAAAACAAAAAACCTTAAACAATATGAATTAGAAGAAATGTTAGACTGTGATAACTTGAGTAAATTTGAAAGAAATATTAGAAAACCAAATTATGAGATATTAAAATCCATAGCTGAGATATTTAATGTCTCTGTAGATTGGCTATTAAATGGAGATAATATATCACAAGAATCAAATTTAATTTGCGATTCCTCACCAAACTATCCACTTAATAGCATAAGCTCTAACGAAATAAAGCTTTTAAAGTCATTTAGAAAACTAAATGACTTTGATAAAGCCAAAATAGAAGGTATGATTGAATTAAAGCTTCATGAATATGAAAAAGAGAAAGATTTTGAAAAAACTGAGTATAATAAAAATAAAGATGAAAAAATAGATAAATAA
- a CDS encoding CD1375 family protein translates to MFKFDKNKIEQIKQGRKVEMQYKDISDISVGQSKQDDDITSNFIANAEIYEMLLSQNTVNEVRSISTFNTSKSGGESGMVEVYVALILRGKKTIEEVPTIIREQVRIRCEELEIPVE, encoded by the coding sequence TTGTTTAAATTTGATAAAAATAAAATAGAGCAAATCAAACAAGGTAGAAAAGTAGAAATGCAATATAAAGATATTTCAGACATAAGTGTAGGTCAATCAAAACAAGATGATGACATAACTAGTAATTTTATAGCAAATGCAGAAATATATGAGATGCTATTAAGTCAAAATACTGTCAACGAAGTTCGTAGTATAAGCACATTTAATACATCAAAATCTGGAGGTGAAAGTGGAATGGTAGAGGTATATGTAGCATTAATTTTAAGAGGAAAGAAAACTATAGAAGAAGTACCAACAATAATTAGAGAACAAGTTAGAATTAGATGTGAAGAACTAGAAATACCAGTTGAATAG
- a CDS encoding chromosome condensation regulator: protein MKQNKLLQRGAYFNDKNILIDDFDKRYNDYDFVEFFTGISNNTFGLKSDGNLYACGDNTGFQLGLGKDSSERRMFSKVKIDNVKYISCGSKHSVAVTKDGFAYGAGTSNVGQFGVIESTVYYEFTKLPIDDVKTVACGYDFTFILKNDGTLYSAGLNSSGQLGLGDTNNRATFTKVNIDSVKDVVTYNQSVFIIKMDGTAHACGLNSSGQLGINSTLNKSVFNKIEGMDNVKQIACGSSHTILIKNDGTMYTTGYNGVGQLGTGNNNNSIVFTLSNINNVKYASCGNGHTMILKYDNTLFSTGQNNYGQLANADKDVASRNTFVKVNVENIKDIKCGSQFNFLINGSKEIFISGCNLSGQLGSFFHTTFLYEFSKVESSNLDNYSGLLVNDDYLYATKDNSEFLNVKLSDNFQDYKKIELTDNNMFIVMNDGTLYACGLNNNGQLGLGDTVNRSVMTKVDIDNVLDVKGNGNSTFVLKNNGTLYSCGYNSSGILGLKDNTDRNIFTKIEIENIKEFCVESNYIVALNHSKELYGWGNKSYIVYGDSRNYPYKDTRVSNVEKIATWSDTLYILDSAGTAKTIGYSYNGSGGYPAPGNSSSYRNDGYTNANTSSYRTLEFYNTTQTKLINLFAFYHGCIFFDESGLAYCIGENNINYKSTSTTGENDSLRFTNSVGVYYTTSEGGTSTCYQWTYKLIRCSTFDNAKNIVGNSKNILFLSQNNSTIRCTGDCTTYGESSQNWPSYFSETSNGAVSLGEGFILKNYSGECLLKGYGKANNGEFGNSTNISSTSNYNTGLKDIKDIIVKGNTVVVVDKNNNIYVTGINQNNKLGIGEYNNQPVKKFTNITEQSNSFIFMDDIKEITTSRNTMFIVKNDGTAYATGNNSSGQLGLGDTVNRNKFTQINLDNIKKISTSIDGNTTFAIRNDGTLYSTGFNNKGQLGLGDIVNRNTFTKVNIQNVRDVVLGTTHSHAIKDDNTLYSCGENTHGQLGMGSESIHPDVLTFTVNNITNVRDVYCSDTTTFIVKDTNIAYCCGYNNNSQLGMGNTTDQYSFIKCMENVKEVIPNEINTYIITIYNTAYSTGLNTDYCLGLNSNSNQSAFSEIPISNVVKVAPNRNNAVLLLTSEGDVYTAGKCSNGSGTGSETPEKIKKIASKAKDIGMNYRCGHYVSDNGDLYGAGFNDYGQLGLGDVAKKDTFIKTNKRVKKILPLEYANIAIKDTNDIYICGLNNYGQLGVSNRYDSRNNDNRIFNYKHMNFVMGDLTSIKNRHNFILLNNKIVIPTTKDIDYGLVLGNLYKGDLYTELPYENIKEVSISKTHIIVLLNDGTMYGCGTNYHGELLQDLSINQVDEFVQINVSDVKHVSCGDNFTYFIKSDDSLWSIGKNSEYQLGIGHNNPVTELQRITTISSCKEVHCGKNYTLVLTTGNELFVQGYNDKGALGLGSDSENTIIKFFTKALTDIREIKSYGSDHILVLKNDNSVWVTGKNRDVYKIEQPVEFLKEFTIIPISEDVNTVKDVLATDNTLYIISEVGTTNAAIEISEKSISSIKIKIQDPNKDISRIEMLINGESVKSTSDLTTEKISFEIPQDKIKIGENKILFRAYCKGDDLYASLFIFKESTGNSIIKDSYVMIGNRMYKVVNTISNEQDITITLDRGLEEDLNLGDPIYQLINKTKVQVKINKSDLFKDMKLVEIKKSDSSYQEIYELEEANIKSAQPKIIVEKGDKWTAIKRPSMIFRYDAENNEPEA, encoded by the coding sequence ATGAAGCAAAATAAACTTTTACAACGTGGTGCTTATTTTAACGATAAGAATATATTGATTGATGATTTTGATAAAAGATATAATGATTATGATTTTGTAGAATTTTTTACTGGTATAAGTAATAATACCTTTGGTTTAAAGTCAGATGGTAATTTATATGCTTGTGGCGATAATACAGGTTTTCAATTAGGTCTTGGAAAAGATTCATCAGAGAGAAGAATGTTTAGTAAAGTAAAAATTGACAATGTAAAATACATATCTTGTGGTTCAAAACATAGTGTAGCAGTGACTAAAGATGGATTTGCATATGGAGCAGGAACAAGCAATGTGGGTCAATTTGGAGTAATCGAGTCTACAGTATATTATGAATTTACTAAATTACCAATAGATGATGTAAAAACTGTTGCATGTGGTTATGACTTTACTTTTATACTTAAAAATGATGGAACATTATATTCAGCAGGTTTAAATTCAAGTGGGCAACTTGGACTAGGTGATACTAACAATAGAGCTACTTTTACTAAAGTAAATATAGATAGTGTAAAAGATGTAGTAACTTATAATCAATCTGTATTCATCATAAAAATGGATGGAACAGCACATGCTTGTGGATTAAATTCAAGTGGGCAGTTGGGAATTAATAGTACTTTAAATAAAAGTGTATTTAATAAAATAGAAGGTATGGACAATGTAAAGCAGATAGCGTGTGGTAGTAGTCATACAATCCTTATTAAGAATGATGGAACTATGTATACTACAGGATATAATGGTGTTGGTCAGCTTGGTACAGGAAATAATAATAATTCAATTGTATTTACTCTTTCTAATATAAACAATGTTAAGTATGCTTCTTGTGGAAATGGTCATACTATGATATTAAAATATGATAATACACTATTTAGTACAGGACAAAACAATTATGGTCAACTAGCTAATGCTGACAAGGATGTAGCATCAAGAAATACTTTTGTTAAGGTTAATGTAGAAAATATAAAAGATATTAAGTGTGGTTCTCAATTTAACTTTTTAATAAATGGTTCAAAGGAAATATTTATATCTGGATGTAATTTATCAGGTCAACTTGGTTCATTCTTTCATACAACTTTTTTATATGAGTTTTCAAAGGTAGAATCTTCAAATTTAGATAATTATTCAGGTTTATTGGTTAATGATGATTATTTGTATGCTACCAAAGATAATAGTGAATTTTTAAATGTAAAGTTAAGTGATAATTTTCAAGATTATAAGAAGATAGAGTTAACAGATAATAATATGTTTATTGTTATGAATGATGGAACATTGTATGCCTGCGGACTAAATAATAATGGACAGTTAGGATTAGGAGATACTGTTAACAGGTCAGTTATGACTAAGGTGGATATAGATAATGTCTTAGATGTAAAGGGAAATGGAAACTCAACTTTTGTACTTAAGAATAATGGAACATTATATTCTTGTGGATATAATAGTTCAGGTATATTGGGATTAAAAGATAATACAGATAGAAATATATTTACAAAAATTGAGATAGAAAATATAAAGGAATTTTGTGTAGAAAGTAATTATATTGTAGCATTAAATCATTCAAAAGAATTATATGGTTGGGGCAATAAATCCTATATAGTTTATGGTGATAGTAGAAATTATCCATATAAAGATACTAGAGTCAGCAATGTAGAAAAAATAGCTACATGGAGTGATACTTTATATATATTAGATTCAGCTGGTACTGCAAAGACTATAGGATATTCATATAATGGTAGTGGAGGATATCCAGCACCTGGTAACAGTTCATCTTATAGAAATGATGGATATACAAATGCTAATACATCTTCATACAGAACTCTAGAATTTTATAATACAACTCAAACTAAGTTAATAAATTTATTTGCTTTTTATCATGGGTGCATATTTTTTGATGAAAGTGGATTAGCTTATTGTATAGGTGAAAATAATATTAATTACAAAAGTACTTCAACAACAGGTGAAAATGATAGTCTAAGATTTACTAATAGTGTAGGTGTATATTATACTACTTCAGAAGGAGGAACATCCACTTGCTATCAATGGACATATAAATTAATTCGTTGTTCTACATTTGATAATGCAAAAAATATTGTAGGAAATAGTAAAAATATTTTATTTTTATCACAAAATAATTCTACAATTAGATGCACAGGAGATTGTACAACATATGGAGAAAGTAGTCAAAATTGGCCTAGTTATTTTAGTGAAACTAGTAATGGTGCAGTATCATTAGGAGAAGGGTTTATACTAAAAAATTATTCTGGGGAATGTCTCTTAAAAGGGTATGGCAAAGCTAATAATGGAGAATTTGGAAATTCAACTAATATAAGTAGTACAAGTAATTATAATACAGGATTAAAAGACATAAAAGATATAATTGTAAAAGGTAATACAGTAGTAGTAGTAGATAAAAATAATAACATATATGTGACAGGCATAAATCAAAACAATAAACTAGGTATAGGAGAATACAACAATCAACCAGTAAAGAAATTTACAAATATAACTGAACAATCGAACTCATTTATATTTATGGATGATATAAAAGAAATTACAACATCAAGAAATACAATGTTTATAGTCAAAAATGATGGAACAGCCTATGCCACAGGAAATAATAGTTCTGGACAATTGGGCTTAGGAGATACAGTAAATAGAAATAAGTTTACTCAAATAAATCTTGATAATATAAAGAAAATATCAACAAGTATAGATGGTAACACAACATTTGCAATTAGAAATGATGGAACACTATACTCTACAGGATTTAATAACAAAGGACAATTGGGATTAGGTGATATAGTAAACAGAAATACATTTACCAAAGTAAATATACAAAATGTAAGAGATGTCGTTTTAGGGACTACTCACTCACATGCAATCAAAGATGATAACACACTATATTCATGTGGAGAAAACACTCATGGACAACTAGGTATGGGAAGTGAAAGTATTCATCCAGATGTATTAACATTTACTGTAAACAATATAACTAATGTAAGAGATGTATACTGTTCAGATACAACAACATTTATTGTAAAGGACACAAACATTGCATATTGTTGTGGATACAATAATAATTCACAACTAGGTATGGGAAATACTACTGACCAGTATAGTTTTATAAAATGTATGGAAAATGTAAAAGAAGTTATACCAAATGAAATAAATACTTATATAATAACAATCTATAATACTGCATATAGTACAGGTCTAAATACTGATTATTGTTTAGGACTAAATAGCAACAGCAATCAAAGTGCATTTTCCGAAATTCCAATTTCAAATGTGGTAAAAGTAGCTCCAAACAGAAATAATGCAGTACTTTTACTTACAAGTGAAGGTGATGTATATACTGCAGGTAAATGTAGTAATGGTTCAGGTACAGGAAGTGAGACTCCAGAGAAGATTAAAAAAATAGCATCAAAGGCAAAAGATATTGGAATGAATTATAGATGTGGGCATTATGTAAGTGATAATGGGGACTTATATGGTGCAGGTTTTAATGATTATGGACAATTAGGTCTTGGTGATGTAGCAAAAAAAGATACATTTATAAAAACCAATAAAAGAGTAAAGAAAATACTTCCTCTAGAGTATGCTAATATAGCAATAAAAGATACTAATGATATATATATTTGTGGATTAAATAATTATGGGCAATTAGGTGTTAGTAATAGATATGATAGTAGAAATAATGATAATAGAATATTTAATTATAAGCATATGAATTTTGTAATGGGAGATTTGACATCTATTAAAAATAGACATAACTTCATACTTCTAAATAATAAGATAGTTATACCAACTACAAAAGACATAGATTATGGTTTAGTATTAGGAAACTTATATAAAGGAGATCTTTATACTGAACTCCCATATGAAAATATAAAAGAAGTGTCTATTTCTAAAACTCATATTATTGTATTGCTTAATGATGGAACAATGTATGGATGTGGTACAAACTACCATGGAGAACTATTACAAGACCTATCTATAAATCAAGTAGATGAATTTGTACAAATTAATGTATCAGATGTAAAACATGTTTCCTGTGGAGATAATTTTACTTATTTTATAAAATCTGATGATAGTCTTTGGTCTATTGGTAAAAACTCAGAGTATCAGTTAGGCATAGGTCATAATAATCCAGTTACTGAATTACAAAGAATTACAACTATATCTAGCTGTAAAGAAGTACATTGTGGTAAAAACTATACATTAGTACTAACTACAGGAAATGAATTATTTGTACAAGGGTATAATGATAAGGGAGCTTTAGGATTAGGAAGTGATAGTGAAAATACTATAATTAAGTTCTTTACAAAAGCATTAACAGACATAAGAGAAATAAAATCTTATGGAAGTGACCATATATTAGTACTTAAAAATGATAATTCAGTATGGGTTACTGGGAAAAATAGAGATGTATATAAGATTGAACAACCTGTAGAATTTTTAAAAGAGTTTACAATAATACCTATTTCTGAAGATGTAAATACTGTAAAAGATGTACTTGCAACAGATAATACATTATATATTATATCTGAAGTAGGAACAACAAATGCTGCTATAGAGATTTCTGAAAAATCAATTTCATCAATTAAAATAAAAATACAAGACCCTAATAAAGATATAAGTAGAATAGAAATGCTTATAAATGGAGAAAGTGTAAAATCTACAAGTGACTTAACTACTGAAAAAATATCATTTGAAATACCACAAGATAAAATCAAGATAGGAGAAAATAAGATACTATTTAGAGCTTATTGTAAAGGTGATGATTTATATGCATCTCTATTCATTTTTAAAGAGAGTACTGGAAATTCTATAATTAAGGACTCTTATGTTATGATAGGCAATAGAATGTACAAAGTAGTTAATACAATATCTAACGAGCAAGATATTACAATTACACTAGATAGAGGTCTTGAAGAAGATTTAAATCTTGGAGACCCTATATATCAATTAATAAATAAGACCAAGGTTCAAGTAAAAATAAATAAATCTGATTTATTTAAAGACATGAAACTAGTTGAAATCAAAAAATCAGATTCAAGCTATCAAGAAATCTATGAATTAGAAGAAGCCAACATAAAAAGTGCTCAACCTAAAATCATAGTAGAAAAAGGAGATAAATGGACAGCTATAAAACGTCCATCTATGATTTTCAGATATGACGCAGAAAACAACGAACCAGAAGCTTAA
- a CDS encoding phage tail protein, whose amino-acid sequence MEEKFYIILTKIGREKIASATALGELVGLTKFQVGDSNGEYYEPTEEQTALKNVVWEGNINSLRIDEKNPNWIVIETILPGTVGGFMIREAAVLDNENNIIAIGKYPETYKPRAEDGSIKDLVVKMILQLSNTSNVTLEVDPTLVFVTQKDIQDLDDKFDKNIKEIKVKIGEEILSTDSKDLSGAINEVVKKIENISFDDVISGQIQTDLSVLKNSYNKLSEKVLDILIYLELESEVTVDEAGYWYDTLANGNNIVAIEGLKLDLNRKCITGEMGNVIFRDVVLPFSANRVRYIHEMDNNFVETKSSNTYLKEQKDITLNKYSYEIR is encoded by the coding sequence TTGGAAGAAAAGTTTTATATAATATTAACCAAAATTGGTAGAGAAAAAATAGCAAGTGCGACTGCACTAGGGGAGCTTGTAGGATTAACCAAGTTTCAAGTTGGAGATAGTAATGGAGAATATTATGAACCAACAGAAGAGCAAACTGCATTAAAGAATGTAGTTTGGGAAGGGAATATAAATTCTCTAAGAATTGATGAGAAGAATCCTAACTGGATAGTTATAGAGACTATTTTACCAGGAACAGTTGGTGGATTCATGATAAGAGAAGCTGCTGTTTTGGATAATGAAAATAATATAATAGCTATAGGCAAATATCCAGAGACATATAAGCCACGTGCTGAAGATGGAAGTATTAAAGATTTAGTTGTAAAGATGATTTTACAGCTGTCTAATACTTCGAATGTGACATTAGAAGTAGATCCGACATTGGTTTTTGTGACTCAAAAGGATATTCAAGATTTAGATGATAAGTTTGATAAAAATATAAAAGAAATAAAAGTGAAAATTGGAGAAGAAATTTTATCTACAGATTCTAAAGATTTATCAGGAGCTATAAATGAAGTAGTTAAAAAAATAGAAAACATCTCTTTTGATGATGTTATAAGTGGACAAATACAAACTGATTTATCAGTATTAAAAAATAGTTATAACAAATTATCTGAAAAAGTATTAGATATATTAATATACCTAGAGTTGGAGTCAGAAGTAACTGTAGACGAAGCAGGCTATTGGTATGATACATTAGCAAATGGAAATAACATAGTTGCCATAGAAGGGCTTAAATTAGACTTAAACAGAAAATGTATAACAGGTGAAATGGGTAATGTGATTTTTAGAGATGTGGTATTGCCATTTAGTGCAAATAGAGTTAGATATATACATGAGATGGATAATAACTTTGTTGAGACAAAATCCAGTAATACTTATTTAAAGGAACAGAAAGATATAACTTTAAATAAGTATTCATATGAAATTAGATAA
- a CDS encoding YmfQ family protein: MKLIDKLPSFDRNYIVEEIQGAYDTELNILKEDIDDTFDQLFVDTATWGLDMWEDILCIEKKELDFGTRRSNIKAKMRSRGTSTIEVIKSICEAYTKSETDIKVYSDKFTFVLSFIANNCNYKTLLDCSDMIERVKPAHLLHYLEPIILDESMVYCGGGMVCSEEVKVHPYFEPIIKCSAVVNCGAGMLSREEIKVYPLSIKCIESNCKINIAIANDTGVENVVVYPKSEVV; the protein is encoded by the coding sequence ATGAAACTAATTGATAAACTACCATCATTTGATAGAAATTACATTGTAGAAGAGATACAAGGTGCATATGATACAGAATTAAATATTCTTAAAGAAGATATTGATGATACTTTTGACCAATTATTTGTTGATACAGCAACATGGGGACTAGATATGTGGGAAGATATACTCTGCATTGAAAAAAAAGAGCTTGATTTTGGGACAAGACGTAGCAATATAAAAGCCAAAATGAGAAGCAGAGGTACTAGTACTATTGAGGTTATAAAAAGTATATGTGAAGCCTATACAAAATCAGAAACAGATATAAAAGTTTATAGTGATAAGTTTACATTCGTATTGAGTTTTATAGCAAATAATTGTAACTATAAAACTCTTTTAGATTGTAGTGACATGATTGAAAGGGTAAAGCCTGCTCACTTATTACATTATCTAGAGCCAATAATATTAGATGAAAGTATGGTCTATTGTGGTGGAGGTATGGTGTGCAGTGAAGAGGTAAAAGTACATCCATACTTTGAACCAATTATAAAATGTAGTGCTGTTGTAAATTGTGGAGCTGGAATGCTAAGTAGAGAAGAAATAAAGGTCTATCCTTTAAGTATTAAATGTATTGAGAGTAATTGTAAGATTAATATAGCTATTGCAAATGATACAGGTGTAGAAAATGTAGTAGTTTATCCTAAATCGGAGGTGGTATAG
- a CDS encoding baseplate J/gp47 family protein, translated as MYSDQTYEVIKNRTLENIKLDIYKGEGSFLNNMVSGNNLELAKVYIELSKIHKMAFIQDTYNQFLDKRVNEFGVYRKLGTESNGEVEFIGEKGTVITNGTVISYRDLLFVVIKDVTIGSEEGDNSPVQALEVGKKYNLPTNCEFKLIDNISGITKIVNTRSFEGGTDIETDEELKERFYKIQKNQATSGNKAHYEEWALEVDGVYNVKVYPRWDGPGTIKVLIFGKNNQAVDTETIERCQQHIDEEKPIGPTITVVTPAPIEINISAVMKLEDGYTLDNVKESFLESINSYFRDIRGEIIYTKVMGILINTTGVHDLSNLLINGSTDNITINEDKIPSVTSVEFSEVENQ; from the coding sequence ATGTATAGTGACCAAACATATGAAGTAATAAAAAATAGAACTCTTGAAAATATCAAGCTTGATATTTATAAAGGTGAGGGTTCTTTTCTAAACAATATGGTATCTGGAAATAATCTAGAACTTGCAAAGGTGTATATAGAACTTTCTAAGATACATAAAATGGCTTTTATACAAGACACATATAACCAGTTTCTCGATAAAAGAGTCAATGAATTTGGTGTATATAGAAAGTTGGGAACAGAGTCAAATGGAGAAGTTGAATTTATTGGAGAGAAAGGAACTGTAATAACTAATGGCACAGTAATATCATATAGAGATTTACTATTTGTAGTAATAAAAGATGTAACTATTGGTAGTGAAGAAGGTGACAATAGCCCAGTTCAAGCTTTAGAAGTTGGTAAGAAATATAATCTACCTACAAATTGTGAATTCAAGCTGATTGATAATATATCTGGCATCACAAAGATTGTTAATACAAGAAGTTTTGAAGGTGGAACAGATATAGAGACAGATGAAGAGTTAAAAGAACGATTCTATAAGATACAAAAAAATCAAGCCACAAGTGGAAATAAAGCTCATTATGAAGAATGGGCTTTGGAAGTAGATGGAGTCTATAATGTTAAAGTTTATCCAAGGTGGGATGGTCCAGGCACAATTAAAGTTCTGATATTTGGAAAAAACAATCAAGCTGTCGATACAGAAACAATTGAAAGATGTCAGCAACATATAGATGAAGAAAAACCTATTGGACCAACTATAACAGTTGTGACACCAGCACCAATAGAAATAAATATAAGTGCAGTAATGAAATTAGAAGATGGATACACATTAGATAATGTTAAAGAATCTTTCTTAGAAAGTATAAATTCATACTTTAGAGATATTAGAGGAGAAATAATCTATACGAAGGTTATGGGAATACTTATAAACACTACTGGTGTACATGACTTAAGCAATTTACTTATAAATGGAAGCACAGACAATATAACTATCAACGAGGACAAAATACCAAGTGTAACATCTGTTGAGTTTAGTGAGGTGGAAAATCAATGA
- a CDS encoding DUF2634 domain-containing protein, with translation MSTIFPFIGIPEDYILPKTEELPIFREVAWDFEKDEPILEKDDFKIIEKKEALKVWIYKCIKTNRYEHEIYSLEYGTELSELIGQKYTKGLTESEASRFIKEALLINPYILEVNVKSANFNRDILSANVKVSTIYGEVEINV, from the coding sequence ATGAGTACGATATTCCCTTTTATAGGTATTCCAGAAGATTATATCTTACCTAAAACAGAAGAGTTGCCAATCTTTCGTGAAGTGGCATGGGATTTTGAAAAAGATGAGCCTATTTTAGAAAAAGATGATTTTAAAATAATTGAAAAAAAAGAAGCTTTAAAAGTTTGGATATACAAGTGTATAAAAACAAATAGATATGAACATGAGATATACTCTTTAGAATATGGAACAGAGCTTTCAGAACTTATAGGGCAAAAGTATACAAAAGGTCTTACGGAAAGTGAAGCAAGTAGATTCATAAAAGAAGCTCTTTTAATAAATCCATATATATTAGAAGTAAATGTAAAAAGTGCTAACTTTAACAGAGACATATTGAGTGCAAATGTAAAAGTATCCACTATCTATGGGGAGGTGGAAATAAATGTATAG
- a CDS encoding DUF2577 domain-containing protein: MANPINEFIGIMRNEGKYHNQPSFFIGKIKSKLPDLKIETNNIILEKEDILIDSWMLDRQIELFDTETNQEHKHEIKNPFIDNFESGDMVIMFRIGEKFAVVSKLVSL, translated from the coding sequence ATGGCAAATCCGATTAATGAATTTATAGGGATAATGAGAAACGAAGGTAAGTATCATAATCAACCTTCTTTTTTTATTGGAAAAATTAAAAGTAAATTACCAGATTTAAAAATAGAGACAAATAACATCATATTAGAAAAAGAAGATATTTTGATAGATAGTTGGATGCTTGATAGACAGATAGAATTATTTGATACAGAAACAAATCAAGAACATAAACATGAAATAAAAAATCCTTTTATAGATAATTTTGAATCTGGAGACATGGTAATAATGTTTAGAATAGGCGAGAAATTTGCTGTTGTAAGTAAGTTGGTGAGCTTATAA